One part of the Bradyrhizobium sp. CB1650 genome encodes these proteins:
- a CDS encoding ATP-binding domain-containing protein has translation MAQSSVKTKAVRTGTGKTSQKEQLSTIADDTLGFFSDIADAANAKLGEARASGAESFAVVNTLTGANAVQNMSDITSEQRQQLVDLAREPAIARLVLRDEEGEEKVYFIARAGTLPHDRHSMASYRSPIGRMASLPVGGDQDVRTSKGMRNFEVAERAVLQPDIKDKKWDSHDTVLQGANYGPITVTSLRELLKSTGAAEIADILDALLAEGREADNVLEGLRRNAILKMGLRDQPLLDQYQDEIFRLPLDSRLVILGPPGTGKTTTLIKRLGLKLDREFLQAEEEALIARSFAGAAGHTGSWLMFTPTELLKLYLKEAFAREGIAAPDARLQTWDDYRRELARNRFGILRAGLGSGTFVLKSAFDPLLTETVGRQTAWFEDFENWHIQTFWAEVTQHAKILADNHDPEASRVGKRLTRTLDGTGDTSSAQFIEIGEAADDVRALIAKIKAETDLTIRNAFSVELRRDPTLLTQLIAFLATMTETTDEPDDADGDEDEDAPPPADARNAAFEAYMRAIRAHSRALAVGRSLPTQSRNRKIIDWLGSKMPAADQLRSIGESLQVQSSARRFANPMRRLISGVPARYRRFRRERQAENRWYRSEPFAATDLSPLEADVLLLATLRAANGLLANRTIAAEVAAGKHPALQSFRDALRNQIVIDEATDFSPLQLACMANLCDPATRSFLACGDFNQRVTSWGSRSIDELKWVFPDIDVRTINISYRHSKELNEFANRIAQLSGTSPNTQLPAHVINDGVRPVHANGLRDRRDVCAWLADRIGEIENLTGSLPSIAVLVNEEAEVEPLAQTLDAALADKNLHAVACVRGQSVGQENDVRVFDVQHIKGLEFEGVFFVGVDRLAERAPDLFDKYLYVGATRAAYYLGLTTEGPALPMKLESLNGMFADHWPKRHI, from the coding sequence ATGGCGCAATCATCGGTGAAGACGAAGGCGGTTAGGACGGGGACCGGGAAAACTAGCCAAAAAGAACAACTCTCGACCATCGCCGACGATACCCTCGGATTCTTTTCGGACATCGCCGATGCCGCCAACGCAAAGCTCGGAGAAGCCCGCGCTTCCGGTGCGGAATCATTCGCTGTTGTCAACACGCTGACCGGGGCTAATGCCGTTCAAAACATGAGCGACATCACGTCGGAACAACGGCAACAACTCGTCGATCTCGCACGGGAGCCTGCGATCGCGCGTCTCGTCCTCCGTGACGAGGAAGGCGAGGAGAAGGTCTACTTCATTGCGCGCGCCGGGACGCTCCCCCACGACCGCCATTCCATGGCGAGCTATCGCTCACCGATCGGACGAATGGCGTCGCTGCCCGTCGGAGGCGACCAGGATGTGCGCACGTCGAAGGGCATGCGCAATTTCGAGGTGGCCGAACGCGCGGTCTTGCAACCGGACATCAAAGACAAGAAGTGGGATTCTCACGATACTGTACTTCAAGGTGCCAACTATGGTCCCATCACGGTTACTTCTCTCCGTGAGCTTCTGAAGTCCACGGGTGCCGCGGAAATCGCCGACATCCTCGATGCGCTTCTGGCCGAAGGCAGGGAAGCCGACAACGTACTGGAAGGCCTGCGCCGCAATGCCATCCTCAAGATGGGTTTGCGGGATCAACCCCTGCTCGATCAGTACCAGGACGAGATCTTCCGCCTGCCGCTGGACAGCCGGCTGGTGATATTGGGGCCGCCCGGCACCGGCAAGACCACCACGCTGATCAAGAGGCTTGGACTGAAGCTGGATCGCGAATTTCTGCAAGCGGAGGAAGAGGCGCTTATTGCGCGCTCGTTCGCTGGAGCCGCCGGTCATACCGGAAGCTGGCTGATGTTCACTCCCACAGAATTGTTGAAACTCTATCTCAAGGAGGCATTTGCGCGAGAAGGTATCGCGGCGCCGGATGCGCGATTGCAGACATGGGACGACTATCGGCGCGAACTTGCGCGCAACAGGTTCGGCATTCTGCGCGCCGGTCTCGGGTCGGGCACCTTCGTTCTCAAATCCGCTTTCGACCCTCTGCTGACGGAGACCGTCGGCCGCCAAACCGCATGGTTCGAGGATTTCGAGAACTGGCACATCCAGACGTTCTGGGCAGAGGTCACGCAACACGCAAAGATACTCGCGGACAACCACGATCCCGAGGCATCGCGGGTCGGGAAGCGCTTGACGCGGACGCTGGACGGAACGGGGGATACATCGTCCGCACAGTTCATTGAGATCGGCGAAGCCGCGGACGACGTCCGCGCCTTGATTGCCAAGATCAAGGCCGAGACCGATCTCACGATCAGGAACGCGTTCTCCGTTGAATTGAGGCGGGATCCGACCTTGCTCACGCAGCTCATCGCGTTCCTCGCGACGATGACCGAGACGACTGATGAGCCCGACGATGCAGATGGGGACGAGGATGAAGACGCCCCGCCGCCGGCCGATGCTCGCAATGCCGCTTTCGAGGCGTACATGCGGGCAATTCGAGCTCACTCGCGCGCTTTGGCCGTCGGCCGGTCGCTCCCGACACAGAGCCGCAACAGGAAGATCATCGACTGGCTCGGCAGCAAGATGCCCGCCGCAGACCAGTTGCGCTCGATCGGCGAAAGTCTCCAGGTCCAGTCGTCGGCTCGCCGGTTCGCGAACCCCATGCGGCGTCTGATCTCCGGCGTTCCGGCGCGCTACCGTCGATTCCGTCGCGAACGGCAGGCTGAAAATCGGTGGTATCGCTCGGAGCCATTCGCCGCGACTGACCTTTCTCCTCTGGAAGCCGACGTCCTTTTGCTCGCGACGTTGCGTGCAGCCAACGGACTTCTCGCGAACAGAACGATTGCTGCCGAGGTTGCCGCCGGAAAGCATCCGGCCTTACAATCATTCCGAGACGCTTTGCGCAACCAGATCGTGATCGACGAGGCGACGGACTTCTCCCCGTTGCAGTTGGCATGCATGGCAAACCTGTGCGATCCGGCGACGCGGTCATTTCTGGCGTGCGGCGACTTCAATCAACGTGTAACAAGCTGGGGCAGTCGTTCTATCGACGAACTGAAATGGGTTTTCCCTGACATCGACGTCCGGACCATCAACATCAGTTACCGTCACAGCAAAGAACTCAACGAATTCGCGAACCGTATTGCCCAGCTTTCGGGGACTTCGCCCAACACTCAACTCCCTGCACATGTAATCAACGATGGCGTGCGTCCAGTCCACGCGAACGGATTGCGCGATCGTCGCGACGTTTGCGCCTGGCTGGCCGATCGTATTGGCGAAATCGAAAACCTTACGGGATCGCTGCCATCAATCGCGGTGCTGGTAAATGAAGAGGCTGAGGTGGAACCGCTTGCGCAAACCCTCGATGCGGCACTTGCCGACAAAAATCTCCACGCCGTAGCTTGTGTTCGCGGTCAGTCCGTAGGCCAGGAAAACGACGTTCGGGTCTTCGACGTCCAGCACATCAAAGGACTCGAGTTCGAGGGTGTATTCTTTGTTGGGGTGGACAGGCTCGCCGAGCGGGCGCCCGATCTTTTCGACAAATACCTGTACGTCGGCGCCACACGTGCCGCCTACTATCTCGGCCTCACGACAGAGGGTCCCGCTCTTCCGATGAAACTGGAAAGCTTGAACGGCATGTTCGCTGATCATTGGCCAAAGCGGCACATCTGA
- a CDS encoding sensor histidine kinase has product MFLSGLIFDRGSGIFAAIVAVGVGAYLSYAGGFGLDFFATNSLFAITAAGTATVAEFQRAELRRVMLADKTKAVLLQEMAHRTKNNLAMLSGMIRLEARHGGPEVASALEATARRLQVMAEVYDHLSLKEDSRSVNMRYFLTEVVEKVFQSLAPSGPVAFKVICEDIHLPNSHALAIGMIANELVTNSLKYAFPGDKPGSVLVSLSKGDGIELSASDNGIGLQGSTEPGGLGSRIVQLLAQQLDGEIVYERLDPGLRVRVRAHPR; this is encoded by the coding sequence GTGTTTCTCTCGGGTCTGATCTTCGATCGAGGCTCCGGAATCTTCGCGGCGATCGTCGCGGTCGGCGTCGGCGCCTATCTCAGCTACGCAGGCGGCTTTGGTCTCGATTTCTTCGCGACGAATTCGCTCTTCGCGATCACGGCGGCCGGGACGGCGACCGTCGCCGAATTCCAGCGCGCCGAGCTCCGGCGCGTCATGCTGGCGGACAAGACCAAGGCCGTGCTGCTGCAGGAGATGGCTCACCGGACGAAGAACAACCTCGCCATGCTCAGCGGGATGATCCGGCTCGAGGCAAGACACGGCGGGCCGGAGGTCGCTTCCGCGCTGGAGGCAACCGCGCGCCGCCTGCAGGTGATGGCCGAGGTGTACGACCACCTCTCGCTCAAGGAGGACTCGCGCTCGGTGAATATGCGCTACTTCCTGACCGAGGTGGTCGAGAAGGTGTTTCAGTCCCTGGCTCCATCCGGGCCGGTCGCCTTCAAGGTGATCTGTGAGGACATTCACTTGCCGAACAGCCATGCGCTCGCCATCGGCATGATCGCGAACGAGCTGGTCACGAACTCGCTGAAGTATGCGTTTCCCGGCGACAAGCCGGGAAGCGTCCTCGTCTCTTTGTCGAAAGGCGACGGCATCGAGCTATCGGCATCCGACAACGGCATCGGCCTTCAGGGCAGCACCGAGCCGGGTGGACTGGGGTCCCGCATCGTCCAGCTCCTTGCCCAACAACTCGATGGCGAGATCGTATATGAGCGGTTGGACCCCGGGTTGCGGGTCAGGGTGCGGGCGCATCCGCGTTAG
- a CDS encoding Ku protein, producing the protein MAPRANWKGFLRLSLVTCPVALYPATSESEKISFNQLNRQTGHRIKYLKVDADTGDEVPNEDIVKGYELEKGQYIEVSKEELEEIALESTRTIEIDEFVDRSDIDPRYLIRPYYIRPDGKVGHDAFAVIRETIREMNKVAIGRVVLTNREHIIALEPMDKGLVGTLLRYPYEVRSEQEYFDEIQDVKVTKDMLDLAKHIVNQKAGRFDPEKFEDHYETALIDLINQKRAGKPITPKSKPAATNVVDLMEALRRSVGKEAAPEKAGKPTKKPKRVASGQKEMLMSIEGKKPAKEAAAKKPAGARRKSA; encoded by the coding sequence ATGGCACCTCGAGCCAACTGGAAAGGCTTCCTGCGTCTCTCGCTGGTGACCTGTCCCGTGGCGCTGTATCCGGCGACGTCGGAGAGTGAGAAGATCTCGTTCAACCAGCTCAACCGCCAGACCGGTCACCGGATCAAGTACCTGAAGGTCGACGCCGATACCGGCGACGAGGTCCCCAACGAGGACATCGTCAAGGGCTATGAACTCGAGAAGGGGCAGTACATCGAGGTTTCGAAAGAGGAGCTCGAGGAGATCGCGCTAGAGTCCACGCGCACCATCGAGATCGACGAGTTCGTCGATCGATCCGACATCGACCCGCGCTACCTGATCCGTCCCTACTACATCAGGCCCGACGGCAAGGTCGGACACGACGCCTTCGCAGTGATCCGCGAGACCATCCGCGAGATGAACAAGGTCGCCATCGGTCGCGTCGTGCTGACCAACCGCGAGCACATCATCGCGCTCGAACCGATGGACAAAGGGTTGGTCGGCACGTTGCTGCGCTATCCTTATGAAGTGCGCAGCGAGCAGGAGTATTTCGACGAGATCCAGGACGTGAAGGTCACCAAGGACATGCTCGACCTGGCCAAGCACATCGTCAACCAGAAGGCCGGGCGCTTCGATCCGGAGAAGTTCGAAGACCACTATGAGACCGCGCTGATCGATCTGATCAACCAGAAGCGCGCCGGCAAACCGATCACGCCCAAGTCGAAGCCCGCGGCGACCAACGTCGTCGATCTGATGGAGGCGCTGCGCCGATCGGTCGGCAAGGAAGCCGCGCCGGAGAAGGCGGGTAAGCCCACCAAGAAGCCGAAGAGAGTAGCCAGCGGCCAGAAGGAAATGCTGATGTCGATCGAGGGCAAGAAGCCGGCGAAGGAAGCTGCGGCGAAGAAGCCCGCTGGAGCGCGTCGGAAGTCTGCGTAA
- a CDS encoding glucose 1-dehydrogenase, giving the protein MLRLQDKVAVVTGGSSGLGLATAQRFAREGAFVYITGRRQDELNMAVALIGDRATAVQGDVQNLQDLDRLYERIKRESGKIDVLVANAGFIDPEPLAETTEQNFDRTFGINVRGLLFTVQKALPLLRDGGAIILISSIAAFKGIPRYGSYSATKASVRSFVRTWTAELKDRGIRVNAISPGAIDTPIIDAQAATKEGADAIRASFTAATPLNRLGRPEEIASAALFLASDESSYVAGADLVVDGGLSAV; this is encoded by the coding sequence ATGCTCAGATTGCAGGACAAAGTAGCGGTGGTGACCGGGGGCAGCAGCGGTCTCGGGCTCGCGACCGCCCAGCGGTTCGCGCGGGAAGGGGCGTTCGTCTACATCACCGGTCGCCGCCAGGACGAACTCAACATGGCGGTCGCTCTTATCGGCGACCGGGCGACCGCTGTCCAAGGGGACGTGCAGAACCTCCAGGATCTCGATCGGCTCTATGAGAGGATCAAGCGCGAGAGTGGTAAGATCGATGTTCTGGTCGCGAACGCCGGCTTCATCGATCCGGAGCCTCTTGCGGAGACTACCGAACAGAATTTCGACCGGACGTTCGGCATCAACGTGCGCGGGCTTCTGTTCACGGTCCAGAAAGCGCTGCCGCTTCTCCGCGATGGCGGCGCGATCATCCTGATCTCGTCCATCGCCGCCTTCAAGGGCATTCCGCGCTACGGCTCCTACAGCGCTACGAAGGCAAGCGTCCGCTCGTTCGTGCGAACGTGGACCGCCGAATTGAAGGACCGCGGCATTCGGGTCAATGCGATCAGCCCCGGTGCGATCGATACGCCCATCATCGATGCACAGGCGGCGACGAAAGAAGGCGCCGATGCCATCAGAGCGAGCTTTACCGCCGCCACACCGCTCAACCGGCTCGGGCGGCCGGAGGAGATTGCTTCGGCTGCGCTGTTCCTGGCTTCCGACGAGAGCAGCTACGTCGCCGGCGCCGATCTCGTCGTCGACGGCGGCTTGAGCGCGGTTTGA
- a CDS encoding SDR family oxidoreductase: MSTNNQANTARDRVLVTGASGLLGVAAIEKFLDAGWDVIGVSRRKPELPSGREVQFLSVDLRDEEKSRAAFEPLTDVTHIAYTALHEKPELVAGWSSKDQIDTNNAMLRNVVEPIVRNASDFRHISILQGTKVYGVHLHPIPIPARERDARKDHPNFFFDQEAYVGEAGAKHGFNYTALRPQLVTGPTPGALNVLPAIGVYAAIRREKGEPFGFPGGPSFVWEAADADLVGDVMVWAAQSPQAANEAFNITNGDVFEWRNVWPGLAETLGTEAGADSPTSVTAYIAENSGVWDKIVAKHGLRSHNLREFVGQGDQHADFAFAYGAPAGPRAFVSTIKLRQAGFSKTVDTELSFRKALQSLIDRKFLPPVSK; the protein is encoded by the coding sequence ATGAGCACGAACAATCAGGCAAACACCGCACGGGATAGGGTCCTCGTCACGGGCGCGAGCGGTCTACTCGGCGTGGCGGCCATCGAGAAGTTTCTCGATGCAGGCTGGGATGTGATCGGCGTATCACGCCGCAAGCCCGAGCTGCCGAGCGGCCGCGAGGTCCAGTTTCTCTCCGTCGATCTGCGGGACGAGGAAAAGTCCCGCGCCGCCTTCGAGCCGCTGACGGACGTCACGCACATCGCCTACACGGCCCTGCATGAGAAGCCGGAGCTGGTGGCCGGCTGGTCGAGCAAGGACCAGATCGACACCAACAACGCCATGTTGCGCAACGTGGTCGAACCGATCGTCCGCAACGCCTCCGACTTCCGGCACATCAGCATCCTGCAGGGGACGAAGGTCTATGGCGTGCATCTGCACCCGATTCCGATCCCGGCACGCGAACGTGATGCCCGCAAGGATCACCCGAACTTCTTCTTCGACCAGGAGGCCTATGTCGGCGAGGCCGGCGCCAAACACGGGTTCAACTACACCGCCCTGCGTCCGCAGCTCGTCACGGGGCCTACTCCGGGCGCGTTGAACGTTCTGCCGGCTATCGGGGTCTACGCGGCTATCCGCCGCGAAAAGGGAGAGCCGTTCGGATTCCCTGGCGGCCCGTCGTTCGTCTGGGAGGCCGCCGATGCGGATCTCGTCGGCGACGTGATGGTCTGGGCCGCTCAGTCGCCGCAGGCAGCGAACGAGGCGTTCAACATCACCAACGGCGACGTGTTCGAGTGGCGCAACGTGTGGCCGGGCTTGGCAGAGACCCTCGGTACCGAAGCCGGAGCGGATAGTCCGACGAGCGTGACGGCCTACATCGCCGAGAACTCGGGCGTCTGGGACAAGATCGTCGCGAAGCACGGCCTTCGCTCGCACAACCTCCGTGAGTTCGTCGGTCAAGGGGATCAGCATGCGGACTTCGCGTTCGCCTATGGCGCCCCGGCAGGGCCGCGAGCCTTCGTGAGCACCATCAAGCTGCGCCAGGCAGGATTCTCGAAGACGGTCGACACGGAGCTCTCGTTCCGCAAGGCGCTGCAGTCTCTGATCGATCGGAAGTTTCTGCCGCCGGTATCGAAATAG
- a CDS encoding D-2-hydroxyacid dehydrogenase family protein: MKVAILDDYQNVALRLADWSGVRRHAEITVFNDHVADPSAVVELLRPFDVVCVMRERTPLPREILDRLPNLKLIASTGPRNASIDSQAATDLGIAVTATGYDSTPTIEFTWSLILASMRGIDREAASLRAGGWQTGLGTNLRGKSLAIVGLGNIGREVARIGLAFGMKVIAWSQNLTEEKASAAGATLVDKQTLFREADVVTIHLVLSGRTRGLVGAPEFALMKPTAKLVNTSRGPIVDEAALVEALRARRIAGAAVDVFDHEPLPSDHPFRRLENVLATPHIGYVTEDLYRIFYGDAAANIAKWLEANATSA, encoded by the coding sequence ATGAAAGTTGCAATCCTCGATGACTACCAGAATGTGGCGCTGCGGCTCGCCGACTGGTCCGGCGTCCGCCGACACGCCGAGATCACCGTGTTCAACGACCACGTGGCCGATCCTTCGGCAGTCGTCGAATTGTTGCGACCGTTCGACGTGGTATGCGTCATGCGCGAGCGCACGCCGCTTCCACGGGAAATCCTGGATCGGTTACCGAACCTGAAACTGATAGCTTCAACGGGGCCCCGAAACGCATCGATCGACAGCCAGGCCGCCACAGATCTCGGAATCGCGGTCACCGCGACCGGCTACGATTCCACTCCGACCATCGAGTTCACCTGGTCGCTGATTCTGGCCAGCATGCGGGGCATAGACCGTGAGGCTGCTTCGCTCAGGGCCGGCGGGTGGCAGACCGGTCTCGGCACGAACCTGCGCGGCAAAAGCCTCGCGATCGTCGGATTAGGCAACATCGGAAGGGAAGTCGCTCGCATCGGTCTCGCCTTCGGAATGAAGGTGATCGCCTGGAGCCAGAACCTCACCGAGGAGAAGGCCAGTGCCGCCGGTGCTACTCTCGTTGACAAGCAGACCCTGTTCCGCGAGGCGGATGTCGTGACGATACATCTAGTGCTGAGCGGCCGTACCAGAGGCCTGGTCGGCGCGCCCGAGTTCGCTCTGATGAAGCCCACCGCGAAACTGGTGAACACATCACGTGGTCCGATCGTCGACGAGGCGGCCCTCGTCGAGGCGCTGCGGGCGCGCAGGATCGCCGGCGCGGCGGTAGACGTGTTCGATCATGAGCCGCTACCCTCCGATCATCCCTTTCGGAGGCTGGAAAACGTCCTGGCGACGCCTCACATCGGCTACGTCACCGAAGATCTGTACCGTATCTTCTATGGCGATGCCGCGGCCAACATCGCGAAATGGCTCGAGGCCAACGCGACATCTGCATAG
- a CDS encoding alpha/beta hydrolase, translating into MTRRETVDVGGVQISYLTAGDGGPLVLLLHGTYWSRVWQPVLDGIAAAGLRPVAVDFPGFGRSGGELTVEEASVPRLSAWLLRFLEAIGHKGPVVVAGHDIGGGVAQHLMLAGAVEVPRVAVVNGVMYDSWPVPGVARFRDPTVAAATTRDDILAARRVSVVKALGRPASEAEIAEYLEPWTDPRVARSWLALAGAADHRYTMEMLPALLQSRKPKLLVWGVDDPFQTVNFAERYAREIPETKLVRISSAGHIPMENDPKGVAGALAEFFAKQ; encoded by the coding sequence ATGACAAGGCGCGAGACAGTCGATGTAGGCGGCGTTCAGATCAGTTATCTCACCGCCGGCGACGGCGGTCCTCTGGTGCTGCTGCTTCATGGCACCTATTGGAGCCGGGTCTGGCAGCCCGTGCTCGATGGCATTGCCGCCGCGGGCCTGCGCCCCGTGGCGGTGGACTTCCCCGGCTTTGGCCGCTCGGGTGGCGAACTTACGGTGGAGGAGGCTTCGGTCCCGCGGCTTTCCGCCTGGCTGCTGCGCTTTCTCGAGGCGATCGGACACAAGGGCCCAGTAGTGGTCGCCGGCCACGACATCGGCGGAGGCGTGGCGCAGCACCTGATGCTCGCAGGTGCCGTGGAGGTGCCGCGCGTCGCCGTGGTGAACGGGGTCATGTACGATTCCTGGCCGGTGCCCGGCGTCGCCCGCTTCCGAGACCCGACAGTGGCGGCCGCGACGACGAGGGACGACATTCTCGCCGCGCGTCGCGTGTCCGTCGTGAAGGCGCTAGGGCGTCCTGCGAGCGAAGCCGAGATCGCCGAATACCTCGAGCCCTGGACGGATCCGAGGGTCGCACGATCGTGGCTGGCGCTCGCCGGAGCGGCGGACCACCGCTACACGATGGAGATGCTGCCGGCGCTGCTTCAATCCAGGAAGCCCAAGCTTCTGGTTTGGGGCGTGGACGATCCGTTCCAGACCGTCAATTTTGCCGAACGCTACGCCCGTGAGATACCCGAGACCAAGCTCGTCCGGATCAGTTCGGCAGGACACATTCCGATGGAGAATGACCCCAAAGGCGTGGCGGGAGCTCTGGCCGAGTTCTTTGCGAAGCAGTGA
- a CDS encoding carboxymuconolactone decarboxylase family protein — translation MINGFSIHDNSTAPAASAEILNGVQKAWGFVPNLHRVLAESPAALEAYSTLWGIAEKTGFTPQERNIVYLAIIYENECTYCMAGHTNLSRMAKVDDDTIAAVREGRPIADPKLQALREFAAKITRQRGFVSEADVAAFKAAGYDNRAALDILVLAATKLISNYTNHLAQTPNDAFMKGAEWSAPGKLRPAA, via the coding sequence ATGATCAACGGCTTCTCGATCCACGACAACTCCACCGCACCGGCGGCCTCGGCCGAGATTCTCAACGGCGTCCAAAAGGCGTGGGGGTTCGTTCCCAATCTTCATCGCGTGCTGGCGGAAAGTCCCGCTGCTCTGGAGGCTTACAGCACCCTTTGGGGAATTGCGGAAAAGACTGGCTTCACCCCGCAGGAGCGCAACATCGTCTATCTCGCGATCATCTACGAAAACGAGTGCACGTATTGCATGGCCGGCCACACCAATCTGTCGCGCATGGCAAAGGTCGACGACGACACGATCGCCGCCGTCCGCGAGGGCCGGCCGATCGCCGATCCCAAGCTGCAGGCGCTGCGCGAGTTCGCCGCCAAGATCACCCGCCAGCGCGGATTCGTGAGCGAGGCCGACGTCGCCGCGTTCAAGGCTGCGGGCTACGACAACCGCGCCGCACTCGATATTCTCGTCCTCGCGGCTACGAAGCTCATCTCGAACTACACCAACCATCTCGCGCAGACGCCGAACGACGCCTTCATGAAGGGCGCCGAGTGGAGCGCACCCGGAAAGTTGAGGCCGGCTGCCTGA
- a CDS encoding alpha/beta fold hydrolase, whose product MRAAGAAHVFSQEQWPFEPKFKRVNGWRMHYVDEGAGDPVVLLHGNPAWGFLYRKFVKPLTEAGRRVIIPDMIGFGLSEKPVREQAHSLDGHIANLTGLLRQLDVRDAAMVCHDWGGPTGLGFALSNPDRVRALVIMSTWAWPLPPAEFHKRIFPWRMMHAPMVGPYLLGRHDTLAGRGMYLSVVDRKKFAAEAQSVYEGILPDPGSRLLTWTWPRWIPLDESARGFARFEWLERELKKSKFPTLLVWGREDEVFDYKTFASRFKELIPHAEGPLLVTGRHFLQEDSGAEIAATINLFLNRIDGRQS is encoded by the coding sequence ATGAGAGCGGCAGGAGCAGCGCACGTGTTCTCACAGGAGCAGTGGCCGTTCGAGCCGAAGTTCAAGCGTGTCAACGGCTGGCGCATGCACTACGTCGACGAGGGCGCCGGCGATCCGGTAGTTCTCCTGCATGGCAACCCGGCGTGGGGGTTTCTTTACCGCAAGTTCGTGAAGCCGCTGACCGAGGCGGGCCGGCGCGTCATCATTCCTGACATGATCGGGTTTGGCCTGTCGGAGAAGCCGGTTCGCGAACAGGCGCACAGCCTCGATGGTCATATCGCAAATCTCACCGGCTTGCTGCGGCAATTGGACGTGCGCGACGCGGCCATGGTTTGCCACGATTGGGGTGGCCCCACGGGTCTTGGATTCGCATTGTCCAATCCCGACCGCGTCCGCGCCCTGGTGATCATGAGCACATGGGCCTGGCCGCTGCCTCCGGCCGAATTCCACAAACGAATATTCCCTTGGCGCATGATGCACGCGCCCATGGTCGGTCCGTATCTCCTCGGCCGCCATGACACCCTCGCCGGCCGCGGCATGTACCTATCGGTGGTCGATCGAAAGAAGTTCGCAGCCGAGGCTCAGTCCGTCTACGAAGGCATATTGCCGGATCCCGGCTCGCGTCTTCTGACCTGGACATGGCCGCGCTGGATTCCCTTGGACGAGAGCGCCCGCGGATTTGCGCGATTCGAATGGCTTGAGCGCGAGCTGAAGAAGTCGAAGTTTCCGACGCTTCTTGTATGGGGCAGAGAGGACGAGGTTTTCGATTACAAGACGTTCGCGTCTCGTTTCAAGGAATTGATCCCTCACGCTGAAGGGCCCCTGCTGGTGACGGGGCGACACTTCCTGCAGGAAGATTCGGGAGCCGAGATCGCCGCGACGATCAATCTTTTCCTCAACCGCATCGACGGGAGGCAGTCGTGA
- a CDS encoding patatin-like phospholipase family protein, producing MPGQIVLVLQGGGALGAYQAGVYQALHEAGIEPDWIVGTSIGAINASLIAGNARQDRLPKLKEFWSRVQREPDWDFGAPLGLADKWSYWRTVTRGIPGFFTPTPLAHVGDFYPLGPEHAGYYSTAPLEATLSELVDFDLINRGRLRLTVGAAHVRTSRMTYFDSRRYKLDVKHIMASGALPPAFPGARVDGELYWDGGILSNTPTEVGLDDDPRRDSLIFTVHLWNPIGGEPTTMAEVLNRQKDLQYSSRIASQITRHQQAHRLRHVINELAARLPEAERNRPEVRELVAYGCQTRMHVVQLLAPQLSQENHTKDVDFSPAGIKQRWEAGYAHTKAVLARQPWVGQFDPLSGVILHDGEEFRNLAAE from the coding sequence ATGCCGGGCCAAATCGTCTTGGTGCTGCAGGGCGGCGGCGCGCTCGGCGCCTACCAGGCCGGCGTGTACCAGGCGCTGCATGAGGCTGGCATCGAGCCTGATTGGATCGTCGGCACTTCCATCGGAGCCATCAACGCCAGCCTGATCGCGGGGAACGCGCGGCAGGACCGTCTGCCGAAGTTGAAGGAGTTCTGGAGCAGAGTACAGCGCGAGCCCGACTGGGACTTCGGCGCACCGCTGGGACTCGCCGACAAATGGTCGTACTGGAGAACCGTAACGCGCGGGATACCTGGCTTCTTCACGCCCACTCCGCTCGCTCACGTCGGCGACTTCTACCCGCTAGGCCCGGAGCACGCCGGCTACTACTCGACGGCGCCGCTCGAAGCCACGCTCTCCGAACTCGTCGACTTCGATCTGATCAACCGGGGGAGGCTGCGCCTGACGGTCGGGGCGGCCCACGTACGCACCAGCCGGATGACGTATTTCGACAGCCGCCGCTACAAGCTGGACGTGAAGCACATCATGGCATCCGGTGCATTGCCGCCGGCGTTCCCCGGGGCGCGCGTCGACGGCGAGCTGTATTGGGATGGCGGCATCCTCTCGAACACGCCGACGGAAGTCGGGCTCGACGACGACCCGCGCCGGGATTCGCTCATCTTCACAGTCCACCTCTGGAATCCGATCGGCGGCGAGCCGACCACAATGGCGGAGGTTCTCAACCGCCAGAAGGATCTCCAATACTCCAGCCGGATCGCAAGCCAGATCACGCGACATCAGCAGGCGCACCGGCTGCGACACGTCATCAATGAGCTCGCGGCGCGATTGCCGGAGGCCGAGCGTAACCGGCCGGAGGTGCGCGAACTCGTCGCCTACGGCTGCCAGACGCGGATGCACGTCGTGCAGCTCCTGGCTCCGCAGCTATCGCAGGAGAATCATACCAAGGACGTCGATTTCAGCCCCGCCGGTATCAAGCAGCGTTGGGAGGCGGGCTACGCCCATACCAAGGCCGTGCTCGCACGCCAGCCTTGGGTCGGCCAATTCGATCCGCTGTCCGGCGTGATTCTGCACGATGGCGAGGAGTTCAGGAACCTCGCGGCCGAATAG